The Deinococcus sp. KNUC1210 nucleotide sequence TGTCTTCTGCGACCTCGACCAGATGCGTGCGAACGGTGCGCCGCCGCATCTCGGTGGGGTGCGCGGTGAAGGTCAGGCCCAGATCGAGACGCTGGATCAGGGCCTCGACGTCATCGGCACTCAGTCCCATTTCCTTCAGTTCGATCAGGGCGCGGCCCAGACTCTGCGGACGCGGGCCAGGGCTGGAGGTCAGGACGCGGACCCGCTCGTATTCCTCGGCCAGATTGACAAGCTGGAAGTACAGCGCAAACGCCCGCACCAGATTCTCGGCGGTGTGGGCGTCGGCCTGAAGCAGCAGTTCACGCAGCGGCTCATCGGATTCCCCGGCCCGCACCTGCCGCACCAGCGCCCGCACACGTTCGACCAGCGCCAGAAATTCCGGCCCTTCCTGCTCGCTCAGTACCGTGCCGAGCGTGCGGCCCAGCACATTGACATCTTCATTCAGGCTCATGGTGAAACCCTCCGGGGTGCGTATGGCAGATGACTCATAGCTTGTGGATACAGAGCAGACGAAAAGAATCTGGAACTGAAGGCAGGGCTGTTTCTATCGGCAGCAGCCCCGCATTACAGGCCCTCCTCCTCATAGTGATACCGTTCGATCTGCACCGCTCTGCCGTCCTGTATATGCACGATCACTCCGTTTAACTCGGCGGCTCCCTCCTTGACGCCGAATCGGTGCGGTAATTCGGTGGTAAATCGCTGCACCGGGCCAGACGGATCTGCTCCGATCACACTGTCCATCGGCCCGGTAAACCCCACATCGGTCTGAAACGCCGTGCCGCCCGACAGAATCCGGGTATCGGCGGTGGCGACGTGGGTATGGGTGCCGATCACTGCCGCCGCCCGCCCCGCCAGATGGTGCCCCATCGCGGCCTTCTCGCTGGTGGCCTCGGCATGAAAATCGAGAAAGACCGCGCCCAGATCGGGCCGCGTCAGCAGTTCGTCGAGCGCGGTGAAGGGATTGCTGGTCGGCTCCATGAAGACCCGGCCCAGAGCATTGACCACCGTCAAGCGCTCGGACTTTCCTGTATCCCCGATCACGTCGAAGCGCCGAAAACCGTTTCCAGGCGTTCCCAGCGGCAGATTCAGAGGCCGAATCAGCCGTGGGTCGGCCAGCAGGTCGAACACTTCCTTGTGGTGCCAGGCGTGGTTGCCAAGGGTGATGCAGTCAGCTCCCGCCCGGGTGATGATGTTGAAGCTCTCGCGGTTGAGACCGAAGCCCCCGGCAGCGTTCTCGCCGTTGACGATGACGAAATGAAACTGGCTGCGAATGGTTGGGAGGTGCGAGGCCAGCACCCGCCGACCCGGTTTGCCGTATACATCGCCCACGAACAGGACTCGCAACATTGGGGTTTAGCTTAACGTAGTTTGGACGCTAAGGGGGGTTGGGTGGTGTTTCGGTTGTATGGGCGTTCGGATGCTGCTTGGTTGCCTACCCCCCAGCCCCCCTCTCCAGAGGACAGGGGGAGCGAAAAGAGCGTCAAGCGCTGTCGCCGTTTGGAAGTGGCGTGTTTTGCTTCGCCCATTGCAACGTTTGATCTTGTTGCGAATCATCCACGACCGCGCTGACTCGCTCCCGCAGACTTGGTTGCTCATTTCGCCAAAGTCGCCAAGCCTGCACGCCAACGCCGCGACTCAATGCGCCCAAGGCGGTGCGTCGTCCGTGTCAAAGACCTTCCAGGCTTCGCCCCAGATCGTCTACTTTTGACAGAGCAGCAAGAGTGCTTGCTTTCTGATAGGTCTGCATGAAATGGCAGCCAGAACAGATCACTGACCTATGGTTGTGGGCGATGAAGGCCGCGCCGAGGCAGAGCTTTGACAGCGCTGGATTGGGCACTTCTTCGGCATCAACGAAGCGGCCTTCCGCCGGTCGCAGCGAAGTAAACAGCAAGTTCAAACGTTGCAATGGGCGAAGCAAAACACGCCGCTTCCAGACTGCGATCAGCGCTTGACGGACCTGTTCGCTCCCCCTGCCCTCTGGGTAGGGGGCTGGGGGGTGGGCAACCAAACAGCATCCGATCTCCCAACCAACCGCAAGCACCCCCAACTGTACGAACCCAACCAATCCCACCAATCCCCAAGCCAATCAGAATGAAAACCCCCATGCCCCCGCCTATAGTGACGCCAATCGGCCCCACCAGACCCACAGGAGGAAGTTTCATGGCTCAGGCCAACGACCCGCACATCCCAAATCCGATCATCACCGTCAACGGCGTGCAGATCGTCGCCCAGGGCGGCGAATATGTGATAGACGCGCTCAACCGCCTGAAACTGGAACTGCCGCAGGTCTGTTATCACCCTCAGCTCGGCCCGCTCCAGACCTGTGACACCTGTGTGGTGGAAATCGGCGGCAAGCTGCTGCGTGCCTGCTCGACGCCCGTGCAGGAAGGCATGGTGGTACGGACCGAAGTGAGCGCCGCGAAGGTGGCCCGCGAGGAGGCCTTCGACCGTATTCTGGGCAACCACGAGCTGTACTGCACGGTGTGCGACAACAACAACGG carries:
- a CDS encoding TIGR00282 family metallophosphoesterase, producing the protein MLRVLFVGDVYGKPGRRVLASHLPTIRSQFHFVIVNGENAAGGFGLNRESFNIITRAGADCITLGNHAWHHKEVFDLLADPRLIRPLNLPLGTPGNGFRRFDVIGDTGKSERLTVVNALGRVFMEPTSNPFTALDELLTRPDLGAVFLDFHAEATSEKAAMGHHLAGRAAAVIGTHTHVATADTRILSGGTAFQTDVGFTGPMDSVIGADPSGPVQRFTTELPHRFGVKEGAAELNGVIVHIQDGRAVQIERYHYEEEGL